A part of Liolophura sinensis isolate JHLJ2023 chromosome 1, CUHK_Ljap_v2, whole genome shotgun sequence genomic DNA contains:
- the LOC135462212 gene encoding uncharacterized protein LOC135462212, with protein sequence MRQYNKEDAVKQDDVDVDVSDDDDPFNAPARELVQDSEENEDEIDGNGDDSADDDVSDDSESDKEMDVRENTKNTEEVDVGDNETSSAIPRVKNVVVADVHAPDVRSPVPVEEKRAKLDNGSTAEEAASSIPPSSHPTDYDDVDADQSSERMTPTPSQEGDTMLLEYRKRKSLASRARQRMKRDK encoded by the coding sequence ATGCGCCAGTATAATAAGGAAGACGCCGTAAAACAAGATGACGTTGAtgttgacgtcagcgacgatgaTGACCCATTCAACGCACCTGCAAGGGAACTGGTTCAAGACAGCGAAGAGAACGAAGACGAAATCGACGGGAATGGTGACGACAGCGCCGATGATGACGTCAGCGATGACAGCGAGTCTGATAAGGAGATGGACGTCCGGGAGAATACTAAGAAcaccgaagaagtggatgttggtgataatgaaacgtcatcagctATCCCGAGGGTGAAGAATGTGGTGGTGGCTGACGTGCACGCTCCCGACGTGCGTTCACCAGTCCCAGTCGAGGAAAAGCGAGCTaagttggacaatggcagtacagccgaagaggcagCGTCATCTATCCCGCCCAGTTCCCATCCTACTGATTATGATGATGTTGATGCCGATCAGTCGTCAGAGCGTATGACGCCGACTCCATCTCAGGAGGGGGACACCATGCTtctggaatacaggaaaagaaaatcgcttgcttctcgtgcgaggcagcgaatgaaaagagacaaatga